A genomic region of Bacillus sp. 2205SS5-2 contains the following coding sequences:
- a CDS encoding helix-turn-helix transcriptional regulator yields the protein MRIIELNKRQQYILQIVKDNGPITGEQIADRLNLTRATLRPDLAILTMAGYLDARPRVGYFYTGKTGTQLLTENLKKIFVKDYQSIPVVVPENVSVYDAICTMFLEDVGTLFVVDDQTRLVGVLSRKDLLRASIGKQELTTLPVNIIMTRMPNITVCEREDRLIDVAKSLIDKQIDAIPIVKSIQGDMEVIGRITKTNVTKAFVALAEEDL from the coding sequence GTGAGGATAATCGAACTAAATAAGCGTCAACAATATATCTTACAAATTGTGAAAGATAACGGACCAATCACAGGTGAACAAATTGCAGATAGATTGAACCTAACACGTGCAACACTTCGACCTGATCTAGCCATTCTTACAATGGCAGGATATTTAGATGCACGTCCAAGGGTAGGATATTTCTATACAGGTAAAACAGGCACACAACTTCTCACAGAAAACTTGAAAAAGATTTTTGTGAAGGATTATCAATCGATTCCAGTTGTCGTTCCTGAGAATGTATCGGTCTATGATGCCATTTGTACGATGTTTCTTGAAGATGTAGGGACACTTTTTGTGGTGGATGATCAAACCCGTTTAGTAGGTGTATTATCACGTAAAGATTTGCTTCGAGCAAGTATCGGAAAGCAAGAATTAACTACATTACCCGTTAACATTATTATGACAAGAATGCCGAACATTACCGTATGCGAACGTGAGGATCGATTAATTGACGTTGCTAAAAGTCTAATTGATAAGCAAATTGATGCGATTCCAATCGTGAAGAGTATTCAAGGTGATATGGAAGTAATTGGTAGGATTACGAAAACAAATGTGACCAAAGCCTTCGTTGCTTTGGCAGAAGAGGATTTGTAG
- a CDS encoding glycine--tRNA ligase: MSMEQIVSLAKQRGFIFPGSEIYGGLANTWDYGPLGVELKNNIKKAWWKKFIQESPYNVGLDASILMNPQTWVASGHVGNFNDPMVDCKKCKSRHRADKLIEDKLEEKGIEMVVDGLPFEKMGELIKEHDIACPTCNGHDLTDIRQFDLMFKTHQGVTESSSNEIFLRPETAQGIFVNFKNVQRSMRKKMPFGIGQIGKSFRNEITPGNFTFRTREFEQMEMEFFCKPGEDLEWFEYWREFCKNWLLTLGMSEDNIRLRDHGEEELSHYSNATTDIEFKFPFGWGELWGIADRTDFDLKRHMEHSKEDFHYQDPQTNEKYVPYCIEPSLGADRVTLAFLVDAYEEEELENDKRTVLRFHPALAPFKAAILPLSKKLSDGARTVFEELSKELMVDFDETASIGKRYRRQDEIGTPFCITYDFDSEEDGQVTVRNRDTMDQVRMPINEVKSFIKEKTQF, translated from the coding sequence ATGTCAATGGAACAAATAGTTAGTCTTGCGAAACAAAGAGGATTTATTTTCCCTGGTTCAGAAATTTATGGTGGGCTAGCCAACACTTGGGATTACGGTCCTCTCGGTGTTGAATTAAAAAACAATATTAAAAAAGCATGGTGGAAAAAATTCATTCAAGAATCACCTTATAACGTAGGATTAGATGCCTCGATTCTAATGAACCCCCAAACATGGGTAGCATCTGGTCACGTAGGAAACTTCAATGATCCTATGGTTGACTGTAAAAAATGTAAGTCACGTCACCGAGCGGATAAACTTATTGAAGACAAACTTGAAGAAAAAGGAATTGAGATGGTCGTTGATGGTCTTCCATTTGAAAAGATGGGGGAATTAATCAAAGAACATGATATCGCTTGTCCTACGTGTAATGGTCATGACCTTACCGACATTCGTCAATTTGATTTAATGTTTAAAACACATCAAGGCGTTACAGAATCTTCTTCAAATGAAATATTTCTTCGCCCTGAAACGGCTCAAGGGATTTTTGTTAATTTCAAAAATGTTCAAAGAAGCATGCGCAAAAAAATGCCTTTCGGTATCGGACAAATCGGTAAAAGCTTCCGTAACGAAATCACTCCAGGAAACTTCACCTTTAGAACGAGAGAATTCGAACAAATGGAAATGGAGTTCTTTTGTAAACCTGGCGAAGATCTCGAGTGGTTCGAATACTGGCGTGAATTCTGTAAAAATTGGTTACTCACTCTCGGTATGTCTGAAGATAACATCCGACTTCGTGATCATGGTGAGGAAGAATTGTCACATTATAGTAATGCAACGACGGATATCGAATTTAAATTCCCGTTTGGATGGGGAGAGCTTTGGGGCATTGCCGATCGTACAGATTTTGATTTAAAACGTCATATGGAACATTCCAAAGAAGACTTCCATTATCAAGATCCACAAACCAATGAAAAATATGTGCCTTACTGCATCGAACCATCGCTGGGAGCAGATCGAGTCACACTTGCTTTCTTGGTGGATGCATACGAAGAAGAAGAGCTAGAGAACGATAAACGTACGGTTCTTCGCTTCCATCCAGCACTCGCTCCTTTTAAAGCTGCGATATTGCCTTTATCGAAAAAGCTATCGGATGGAGCAAGAACGGTATTCGAAGAATTATCAAAAGAGCTAATGGTAGATTTTGATGAAACCGCGTCAATTGGAAAACGATATCGCCGTCAAGATGAAATCGGGACACCATTTTGTATCACTTATGATTTTGATTCCGAAGAAGATGGCCAAGTCACCGTGCGTAACCGAGACACAATGGACCAAGTACGTATGCCAATTAATGAAGTTAAGTCATTCATAAAAGAAAAAACCCAATTTTAA
- a CDS encoding YaiI/YqxD family protein: protein MDADACPVKDEATRLAHDYKVQIIFVASYQHRMHSPTKGKWIYVDDEKESADLYILNHIKAKDILISQDIGLAGLALPKGVLVLSPKGMQYREETIETALDFRYLAAKERRRGRYGKGPKPFLEEDRVRFIELLSSMLSK from the coding sequence GTGGATGCGGATGCATGTCCCGTAAAAGATGAGGCGACACGTCTTGCTCATGATTACAAAGTTCAAATTATATTTGTCGCATCCTATCAACATAGAATGCATTCTCCTACAAAAGGAAAGTGGATATATGTAGATGATGAGAAAGAATCGGCTGATCTCTACATCCTGAATCATATTAAAGCGAAGGATATTCTGATTAGTCAAGATATCGGGTTAGCTGGTCTTGCTCTGCCTAAAGGTGTTTTAGTTTTATCGCCGAAGGGAATGCAGTATAGGGAAGAAACGATTGAAACGGCCTTAGACTTCCGTTACCTTGCAGCGAAAGAAAGAAGAAGAGGCCGATATGGCAAAGGACCAAAGCCCTTTCTTGAAGAGGATCGAGTTCGCTTTATTGAACTATTGTCTTCGATGTTGTCTAAATAG
- a CDS encoding pyruvate, water dikinase regulatory protein: MKEPMIYIVSDSVGETAELVAKAAASQFIGKNTSIKRFPYVEELSHLDEVFSLVSLDKGVIVYTLVKPEMREYMKKKTTGLGIKSFDVIGPLIDTFESMYQMEPLNEPGQVRKLDEDYFKKVEAIEFAVKYDDGRDPRGILRADIVLIGVSRTSKTPLSQYLAHKRLKVANVPLVPEVDPPEELFKVSPEKCFGLKISPDKLNNIRKERLKALGLNDKASYANMQRIAQEIEYFERVAEKIDCKVIDVTNKAVEETANIITSYIQRK, from the coding sequence ATGAAAGAACCCATGATTTATATTGTCTCCGACTCCGTGGGAGAAACGGCTGAACTAGTAGCTAAGGCAGCTGCTAGTCAATTTATTGGAAAAAACACTTCCATAAAACGGTTTCCTTATGTTGAAGAGCTTTCGCATTTAGATGAAGTATTCTCCCTCGTTAGTTTAGATAAAGGTGTGATTGTGTATACACTTGTAAAACCAGAGATGCGAGAATATATGAAGAAAAAAACAACTGGATTAGGTATTAAGTCATTTGATGTAATTGGTCCATTAATCGATACATTTGAAAGTATGTATCAGATGGAACCCTTAAATGAACCTGGTCAGGTAAGAAAGTTAGATGAAGATTATTTTAAAAAAGTTGAAGCAATTGAATTTGCCGTAAAATATGATGATGGACGTGATCCGAGAGGGATTTTACGAGCAGATATTGTATTAATTGGTGTATCAAGAACATCGAAAACACCGTTATCACAGTACTTGGCACATAAACGGTTAAAAGTAGCGAATGTTCCACTTGTTCCAGAAGTTGATCCTCCTGAGGAATTATTTAAAGTATCTCCAGAAAAGTGCTTTGGATTGAAAATTTCACCTGATAAACTAAATAACATTCGTAAAGAGCGTCTAAAAGCATTAGGATTAAACGATAAAGCCAGCTATGCAAATATGCAAAGAATTGCTCAAGAAATTGAGTATTTTGAACGCGTTGCCGAAAAGATAGATTGCAAAGTGATTGATGTTACAAACAAGGCGGTAGAAGAAACGGCTAATATCATCACAAGTTATATTCAACGGAAATAA